One Malus domestica chromosome 11, GDT2T_hap1 genomic region harbors:
- the LOC103422805 gene encoding protein NRT1/ PTR FAMILY 8.2-like: protein MAEFSLIRNDVYTEDGTVDFRGNPAKRNATGTWKACPFILGTECCERLANYGISSNLVIYFKTQLNQTSAAATKNNSNWSGTCYLTPLLGAFLADAYLGRYKTIASFSIIYIIGMTLLTMSASVPGMKPTCVSKDSCHANGGQTAAIFIALYLIALGTGGIKPCVSSYGADQFDDDDEVEKKHKGSFFNWFYFSINVGALIASSLLVWIQDNVGWGLGFGIPTVSMAIAVLSFFAGTRLYRNQKPGGSPLTRIIQVVVASIRKCKVKVPEDISLLYETEDAESSIQGSRKLDHTNEFRFFDKAAVEVQDDHLKDSKSPWRLSTVTQVEELKSIIRLLPIWATGIIFAAVYNQMSNFFVLQGTLMDIRVGRSNFEIPAASLSIFDPLSVIFWVPIYDRIIVPAARKYTGHKNGLTALQRMGIGLFISIFSMVCAAVLELIRLRSVRQNNYYEYEHMPMSVFWQVPQYFLMGAAEVFTFIGQLEFFYDQAPDAMRSLCSALALSTVALGNYFNSILVTIVTKATTKNGNPGWIPNNLNYGHLDYFFSLLAVLSVFNLGVYLFISNWYKYKKTVGTLD from the exons ATGGCAGAATTTTCTCTCATCAGAAATGATGTGTATACCGAAGATGGGACTGTGGATTTTCGTGGAAACCCAGCAAAGAGAAATGCAACAGGAACCTGGAAAGCCTGCCCTTTTATTCTAG GGACTGAATGCTGTGAGAGGTTGGCAAATTATGGGATAAGCTCAAATCTGGTGATTTATTTCAAGACTCAACTAAACCAGACGAGTGCTGCTGCTACGAAAAATAACTCGAATTGGAGTGGAACTTGCTACCTTACTCCATTGCTTGGAGCTTTTCTGGCTGATGCCTATTTGGGAAGATACAAGACTATTGCCTCGTTCTCAATCATTTATATCATT GGGATGACACTTTTGACAATGTCAGCATCAGTCCCGGGCATGAAACCAACCTGTGTTAGCAAAGATAGTTGCCATGCAAATGGTGGACAAACTGCAGCAATTTTCATAGCGCTTTACCTAATAGCACTGGGGACGGGTGGGATTAAGCCGTGTGTCTCGTCCTATGGTGCAGACCAGtttgatgatgacgatgaggttGAAAAGAAGCACAAGGGTTCTTTCTTCAATTGGTTCTATTTTTCCATCAATGTTGGTGCTTTGATTGCTAGTTCTCTGCTGGTGTGGATACAAGACAACGTGGGTTGGGGATTGGGTTTCGGTATTCCAACAGTGTCAATGGCAATTGCTGTGCTGAGTTTCTTTGCTGGGACTCGGTTGTATAGGAATCAGAAGCCTGGAGGTAGTCCTCTGACGCGCATAATTCAGGTGGTTGTGGCGTCCATTAGAAAATGCAAGGTGAAAGTACCGGAAGACATTTCCCTTTTGTATGAGACTGAAGATGCAGAATCTTCCATCCAAGGAAGCCGCAAGCTTGATCACACAAATGAATTTAG GTTCTTTGACAAAGCAGCAGTGGAGGTACAAGATGACCATTTAAAGGACTCGAAAAGCCCATGGAGACTCAGTACAGTTACCCAAGTAGAGGAGCTAAAATCAATCATAAGGCTGCTTCCCATATGGGCCACTGGTATCATCTTTGCTGCAGTCTACAATCAGATGAGCAACTTCTTTGTGTTGCAAGGCACCCTCATGGATATTCGTGTCGGCCGCTCTAACTTTGAAATCCCAGCAGCATCTCTTTCCATCTTTGACCCCCTAAGTGTCATTTTTTGGGTCCCAATATACGATCGAATCATTGTCCCAGCAGCTAGAAAATACACCGGTCACAAAAATGGCCTAACTGCACTCCAGAGGATGGGCATTGGCCTCTTCATCTCCATATTCTCCATGGTCTGTGCTGCAGTTTTGGAACTCATCAGACTCCGAAGTGTTCGACAGAACAACTATTACGAATACGAGCACATGCCCATGTCAGTCTTTTGGCAAGTACCTCAGTATTTCCTCATGGGGGCTGCAGAAGTTTTCACATTCATAGGACAGCTGGAGTTTTTCTATGATCAAGCGCCGGACGCCATGAGGAGTTTGTGTTCTGCTCTCGCACTCTCCACCGTTGCACTAGGAAACTACTTCAACTCTATTCTTGTCACCATCGTTACCAAAGCAACTACAAAGAACGGCAACCCTGGATGGATACCGAACAATTTGAACTACGGACACCTGGATTATTTCTTCTCGCTATTGGCAGTGCTGAGTGTTTTCAACCTAGGAGTATACCTCTTCATTTCCAACTGGTACAAGTATAAAAAGACCGTCGGGACTCTGGATTGA